From Montipora foliosa isolate CH-2021 chromosome 6, ASM3666993v2, whole genome shotgun sequence, a single genomic window includes:
- the LOC138007166 gene encoding mannosyl-oligosaccharide glucosidase-like: protein MVATWRIRRILCRRLGAFLNGVSQFLFGFFSIMVRQRKGRPHLDSIKDHSNKTKFTRRRENESSVTLFLLLAAVVVGFTLCGLGAYKLWNYKLSARLYTPLNAPLVINRTESDMTRFWGSYRTNLYFGMRTRSPQSLMTGLMWFPHFAPNGEMNIRHTCEQSDGLRKYGWLKHDGTNFGSQEIVDMDFALNTDFVKRMGGDHGGDWTVRISGREMGNLNQVVSLMFYATHEGQVQMKPAVEKNMFTALQGNSPELGSFTLHFSRPLKIIYSSFLAAHTPNVHSVKDVVIRNMGLAKKLKGTEKLQLVRLPGRVTSRDEDGRELPTNLFVQHWTLQLPFDVEIAFESGSFLTRGDRLLGPAFESLRNYYSDQFDRKFEDKFTLTSEGFTNEEVRFAQAALSNMIGGIGYFYGSSKVISRYFKKPVDYWNSALYTAVPSRPFFPRGFLWDEGFHQLLISQWDESISKDIIGHWLDLINIEGWIPREQILGDEARTKVPSDFVVQHNENANPPTLILPIKSMVDKGVLDERYLRKIFPRLKAWFNWFNTTQLGKLPSTYRWHGRDAKTDKELNPKTLTSGLDDYPRASHPSDDERHVDLRCWMSFAAGLMADIAEAVSEKSDAVLYRSTSDYLSDNKLLDKYHWSSKTESYSDYGNHTKFVKLVQRAIQPSQPGSPKKTVRIVTSKQGPSLKFVNALGYVSLFPFLLQILDPASPKLEKVLKDLRDPERLWSEYGLRSLSQSNSIYKTYNTEHDAPYWRGAIWININYLAVRALNYYASIAGPYQSMAEEIYTDLRLNLIRNMLREYQRTGFIWEQYDDVTGHGKGSHPFTGWSSLVVLMMSEHF, encoded by the exons ATGGTTGCAACATGGCGGATTCGGCGGATTCTTTGTAGAAGACTTGGAGCGTTTCTCAACGGTGTTTCCCAGtttctttttgggtttttttcaaTAATGGTGCGGCAACGAAAAGGCAGACCTCATTTAGATTCAATCAAAGATCACTCCAATAAGACAAAGTTCACGCGTCGCCGTGAAAACGAATCTTCTGTCACTTTATTCCTTCTCTTAGCAGCCGTTGTTGTTGGCTTCACTTTGTGTGGATTAGGAGCTTACAAACTCTGGAATTACAAACTTTCCGCACGTCTTTACACGCCACTCAACGCACCCTTAGTGATAAACAGGACTGAGAGTGATATGACCCGCTTTTGGGGGAGTTATCGCACAAATTTATACTTTGGAATGAG AACACGTAGTCCCCAGTCACTCATGACAGGGTTGATGTGGTTCCCACACTTTGCACCTAATGGAGAAATGAATATTCGTCACACTTGTGAACAATCGGATGGGCTCCGCAAGTATGGCTGGCTCAAGCATGATGGCACCAACTTTGGATCACAAGAAATAGTTGATATGGATTTTGCATTGAATACAGACTTTGTAAAAAGAATGGGAGGAGATCATGGAGGGGACTGGACAGTGAGGATTTCAGGGAGGGAAATG GGCAACCTAAACCAGGTGGTGTCATTAATGTTCTATGCTACTCATGAAGGACAAGTTCAAATGAAGCCTGCTGTAGAGAAGAACATGTTTACAGCACTGCAAGGCAATTCACCTGAATTAGGCTCATTCACACTGCATTTTTCACGCCCCTTGAAGATTATATATTCCTCCTTTTTGGCGGCTCATACTCCAAATGTGCATTCAGTTAAGGATGTTGTCATACGCAATATGGGACTAGCGAAGAAGCTAAAAGGGACTGAAAAATTGCAGTTAGTGCGGTTACCTGGGCGTGTAACTAGTCGTGACGAAGATGGGAGAGAATTGCCAACAAACTTATTTGTTCAGCATTGGACACTTCAGCTTCCTTTTGACGTAGAGATCGCATTTGAGTCTGGGAGTTTTCTTACAAGAGGAGACAGACTATTGGGTCCTGCATTTGAAAGTCTTAGAAACTACTACAGCGATCAGTTTGATAGGAAATTTGAAGACAAGTTTACTTTGACCTCTGAAGGCTTCACCAACGAAGAAGTACGCTTTGCCCAAGCAGCTCTTAGCAACATGATCGGGGGAATCGGATATTTCTATGGAAGTTCAAAGGTGATTTCACGTTACTTCAAGAAGCCAGTAGATTACTGGAATAGCGCCTTGTACACTGCAGTGCCTTCACGCCCTTTTTTTCCTCGTGGATTTCTGTGGGATGAGGGATTTCATCAGCTACTCATCAGCCAATGGGATGAAAGCATCAGTAAGGACATCATCGGCCACTGGCTAGACTTGATAAATATAGAAGGTTGGATTCCAAGGGAACAAATTCTCGGCGACGAAGCTCGGACTAAAGTCCCATCCGATTTTGTTGTGCAACACAACGAAAACGCCAACCCGCCAACTCTGATTCTTCCTATCAAGTCCATGGTGGATAAGGGCGTCTTGGATGAAAGATACCTGCGCAAGATATTTCCTCGGTTAAAGGCTTGGTTTAACTGGTTTAATACCACACAGTTGGGAAAACTACCATCCACTTATAGGTGGCATGGGCGAGATGCCAAGACGGATAAGGAGCTGAATCCCAAGACACTGACCTCTGGGTTGGATGATTATCCACGCGCATCACACCCTTCGGATGATGAAAGACACGTGGATTTACGTTGCTGGATGTCATTTGCCGCTGGTTTGATGGCCGATATTGCTGAAGCTGTCAGTGAGAAATCTGATGCTGTGCTCTATAGGTCCACTAGTGACTATCTCTCTGACAACAAGCTGCTCGACAAGTATCATTGGTCGTCCAAGACAGAATCATATAGTGATTATGGTAATCATACCAAGTTTGTAAAGCTTGTTCAACGTGCTATTCAACCCTCGCAACCAGGGAGTCCGAAGAAAACGGTTCGTATCGTGACTTCTAAACAAGGTCCATCTCTCAAGTTTGTGAATGCTCTCGGCTATGTCAGCCTGTTCCCCTTCCTGCTGCAAATCTTAGACCCTGCGTCTCCCAAGCTGGAAAAAGTCTTGAAGGATTTGAGAGATCCTGAACGACTTTGGAGCGAATATGGATTAAGATCTTTATCACAAAGTAACTCCATCTATAAGACATACAACACTGAGCACGATGCGCCTTATTGGAGAGGAGCTATCTGGATCAACATCAACTACTTAGCAGTTAGAGCTCTGAATTATTACGCTAGTATTGCGGGGCCATATCAGAGCATGGCTGAAGAGATTTATACAGACTTACGCCTTAATTTAATTCGTAATATGTTGAGAGAGTACCAGAGAACGGGGTTTATATGGGAACAATACGATGACGTTACGGGACACGGGAAAGGGTCGCACCCATTCACGGGATGGTCCTCGCTTGTTGTTCTTATGATGTCAGAGcatttttaa